A genomic region of Papaver somniferum cultivar HN1 chromosome 7, ASM357369v1, whole genome shotgun sequence contains the following coding sequences:
- the LOC113294208 gene encoding disease resistance protein RGA2-like yields MAASTILQVLVSPLLGTVFDSLRSLVETEFSLISGANDEFKSLLGILSTIQDVIEDAEMKQLTDKPIRNWLKKLKDVTCDVEDSLDECKTDAALRNSSEILKPSSGYTNIKEFMTGSVPYFFCCQTSSSSRRTIAERVESFIHQFDEISEQRSKFHLNPYMTAVDVQLGKRRQRETTSYTDEPTVYGRENDIAYIVNLLQNDEGGSGHDRQRRDVSICAIVGMGGLGKTTVSQKIYHDKRITDHFAVRCWIYVSEDFSPTRFVKTILKSLGQELAHDQQTLDYLQSLLQEKLGGKRFLVVLDYVWNEDHGKWDTLKTSLSCGGKGSFIAVTTRLKTAPSIMATIRK; encoded by the coding sequence ATGGCTGCTTCAACAATTCTTCAAGTTTTAGTATCACCACTTCTTGGAACTGTTTTTGACAGCCTAAGATCCCTTGTGGAAACCGAATTTAGCTTAATTTCAGGAGCCAACGATGAGTTCAAGAGTCTCTTGGGAATACTATCAACAATTCAAGATGTCATCGAGGATGCAGAAATGAAGCAACTGACGGACAAACCAATACGTAATTGGTTAAAGAAGCTCAAAGATGTTACTTGTGATGTTGAAGACTCCTTGGACGAGTGCAAGACCGACGCTGCTTTAAGAAACTCGTCAGAAATACTAAAACCAAGTAGCGGATACACCAACATTAAGGAATTCATGACTGGTTCAGTTCCTTATTTTTTCTGTTGCCAAACAAGCTCATCATCTCGCCGTACAATTGCGGAAAGAGTTGAGAGTTTTATACACCAATTCGACGAAATTTCTGAGCAGAGAAGCAAGTTTCATTTGAATCCCTACATGACTGCTGTAGATGTTCAATTGGGAAAAAGACGACAGAGAGAAACTACCTCTTACACAGATGAACCAACAGTTTACGGTAGAGAGAATGACATAGCATATATAGTCAATCTATTGCAAAATGATGAAGGTGGAAGTGGACATGACCGTCAACGAAGAGATGTTTCTATATGTGCTATTGTAGGGATGGGTGGACTTGGGAAAACTACAGTTTCCCAAAAGATTTACCATGATAAAAGGATCACAGATCATTTCGCAGTCAGATGTTGGATCTATGTGTCCGAAGATTTCAGCCCAACAAGATTTGTCAAAACCATCCTAAAATCCTTAGGTCAGGAGCTTGCACATGATCAACAAACCTTGGACTATCTACAGTCTCTCCTACAAGAAAAGCTCGGTGGTAAGAGGTTCCTAGTTGTGTTAGATTATGTATGGAATGAGGATCATGGCAAGTGGGAcactttaaagacttcattaagtTGCGGAGGCAAAGGTAGCTTTATTGCTGTAACAACTCGTCTTAAAACAGCACCGTCAATAATGGCtactattaggaaataa